In the Candidatus Baltobacteraceae bacterium genome, one interval contains:
- the nth gene encoding endonuclease III has protein sequence MPLDVARKELEILEKAYPEAATALDYDNVFNLLIAVILSAQTTDAGVNRVTPFLFEKYPTPQALASAKLADVEKIIKPTGFFRTKSKSIVNAAKALVANFGGEVPKDRESLESLPGVGRKTANVVMSVAFGEAAIAVDTHVFRVSHRLGLTLGKNPREVEEDLVKIVSPKKQPHVSHWLILHGRAICKAPWPKCEECPVVKLCPTPPIRARTLKKKERSR, from the coding sequence GTGCCGCTCGACGTCGCGCGCAAGGAGCTCGAGATCCTCGAGAAGGCCTACCCCGAAGCTGCTACCGCGCTCGACTACGACAACGTCTTCAACCTCTTGATCGCGGTCATTCTCTCGGCGCAGACGACCGACGCCGGCGTCAATCGCGTGACGCCATTTCTGTTCGAGAAATACCCGACGCCGCAAGCCCTCGCGAGCGCGAAGCTCGCAGACGTCGAGAAGATCATCAAGCCGACCGGCTTCTTCCGAACCAAAAGCAAGAGCATCGTCAACGCAGCCAAGGCGCTCGTCGCGAACTTCGGCGGCGAAGTGCCGAAGGATCGCGAGAGCCTCGAGTCGCTGCCCGGCGTCGGGCGCAAGACGGCCAACGTCGTCATGTCGGTCGCGTTCGGCGAAGCGGCGATTGCCGTCGACACGCACGTCTTTCGCGTCTCACACCGGCTCGGACTGACGCTCGGGAAAAATCCGCGCGAGGTCGAGGAAGATTTGGTCAAGATCGTCTCTCCCAAGAAGCAACCTCACGTCAGCCATTGGCTTATCTTGCACGGCCGCGCGATCTGCAAAGCGCCATGGCCGAAGTGCGAGGAGTGCCCGGTCGTTAAGCTCTGTCCGACGCCGCCGATTCGCGCGCGGACATTAAAGAAAAAGGAGCGTAGCCGATAG
- a CDS encoding sulfite oxidase-like oxidoreductase: MPFLKQDPTVPPGQTLTTGFPVLHVGDVPQIDPKIWRLRFFGLVENSFELSWDELQAMPSMTWTGDIHCVTRWSKKNTAWKGAPFSEIMKRAQLKSGVTHVIQHADNDYTTNLPLSVMLDDDVMIAYEYDGKPIEPVHGGPVRMLVPKKYFWKSAKWLHGLEFLDHDERGFWEVRGYNNNADPWKEERYSDLPSWST, encoded by the coding sequence ATGCCGTTCCTCAAGCAAGACCCGACCGTCCCGCCAGGCCAGACGCTTACGACCGGCTTCCCCGTCCTGCACGTCGGCGACGTCCCGCAGATCGATCCGAAAATCTGGCGTCTGCGTTTCTTTGGTTTGGTCGAAAACTCGTTCGAACTTTCGTGGGACGAGCTGCAGGCAATGCCGTCCATGACGTGGACCGGCGACATCCACTGCGTCACGCGCTGGTCGAAGAAAAACACGGCTTGGAAAGGCGCGCCGTTCTCTGAGATCATGAAGCGCGCACAGCTTAAGTCCGGCGTCACGCACGTGATCCAACACGCCGACAACGACTATACGACGAATCTTCCACTTTCGGTCATGCTCGACGACGACGTGATGATCGCTTACGAGTACGACGGAAAGCCGATCGAACCGGTGCATGGCGGCCCGGTCCGAATGCTCGTCCCAAAGAAGTACTTTTGGAAGAGCGCCAAATGGCTACACGGGCTCGAGTTTCTCGATCACGACGAGCGTGGTTTTTGGGAAGTCCGCGGTTACAACAACAACGCCGATCCGTGGAAGGAAGAACGTTACTCCGATCTTCCTAGTTGGTCGACCTAG